The genomic window TCGAGTGGGACGTGCATTTAACGAGATGGTGGCGAGCGGAGAGCTGAGAGCACCGATTGTTATAGGTCGTGATCACCTCGATACTGGTTCGGTAGCTAGTCCGAATCGCGAGACCGAGTCGATGCGTGATGGTTCCGATGCAGTGTCTGATTGGCCGTTGCTAAACGCCATGCTCAACGTTGCTGGGGGAGCTACATGGGTATCTCTCCACCATGGCGGTGGTGTAGGGATGGGGTACTCTCAACATGCCGGGCAGGTTATCGTGTGTGACGGTTCCCCAGAGGCGGATCGCCGACTCGCTCGGGTGCTTTTCAATGATCCTGGCACCGGCGTGATGCGCCATGCCGATGCTGGCTATCCAGAGGCCCTTGAAGAGGCCAAGCTCCGTGGGCTCAACCTTCCTTCGGTGCGAGACTAGATGAGCGAGCTCCTATTCGGGAACTGCTCACTCGCTGACGTGGATGCCAGTGGCGCACTTCGCTTTATCGCTGACGGACTGGTGCACGTCAGAGACGACAGGATTGTTTTTGCTGGTCCACGAGCCCAGGGTCAGCATCTCACTCAACGGCTTGAGCTGCTTGACATGGAGTCGATGCTCGTCACCCCAGGACTCATCGACTGTCACACCCATCTGATCTATGCCGGTGATCGCTTGGGCGATCTATTGGCCCAGCGTGATCCAGACGATCCGAGTCGTGATCGGTTTGAGTCGGGCGGGATCCTGGCGACTGTGAACGCCACGAACCAGGCATCGCGAGCGTCGTTGGCCACGCTCGCTCGTAGCCGTATAGATCAGATGGCAGACCATGGGGTGACGACGGTGGAGGTGAAGTCGGGTTATGGTCTCTCGATGGAGGGCGAGCGTCGTCTTCTTGAGATTGCTCGCTCGCTCTCGGGGTATCGAGGCATCGAGGTTATAACCTCATTTCTGGGTGCTCATGCGCTGCCGACGGCCTATGCATCTCGGCCAGCCGACTACATCGCGCTATTGACCAAGGAGGTGATGCCGACGTTGGCAGCCGAGGGTCTTATCGACATGGTGGACTGCTTCATCGATCCGGAGGGCTTCTCTGCCTCGATCGTTACCCCCTACCTCGAGCGCGCCAGCGAGCTTGGCCTACCGATCCGTGCTCATGTCGATCAGTTTGGTGCCGCTGGGGGAGGAGAGCTCGCGCTCAGCTTTGGTGCGCGTTCAATCGATCATATCGAACACCTTTCAAGCGCTGCTTTGGCGACTGCTCGCGGGTCTGGGACGGTGGCGGTGCTGCTCCCGTTCGCCTACCTGCATAAGAGTCTCACGAGTATCCCGCCGATTATGGGCCTGAGAGATAACCAAGTGCCGATGGCGGTCGCGACCGATCTCAATCCAGGCACCTCTCCAACGGCCAGCTTGTTGCTTGCGGCCTATCTGTCTGTAACCCTCTACGGACTGCGCCCGGTCGAGGCTTTTGCGGGTATCACCCGTCGTGCGGCTGAGGCACTCGGGCTCAGCGATCGTGGCAGATTGGACCCGGGCTGTAGGGCAGATCTTGTGGCATGGGAGGTTGGTCACCCTTATGAGCTAGTAGCAAGCGTGTTTGACAGAAGGGCTCATCGGCTTGGCTAAGCCTTGATGGGCTAGCACGATCACGGTGGGTTTCGCACTCTTCATGAGAAGTTTGAGAGACCAGCTCGCGAGCCGATGATCGTTGAGGGAACGAGAAACCAAGTAGGCTAACTAGTCAGTTGTAACGCTGACCCCCTCTAGGAGCACTCTATGCCAACTAACACTACCAAACGAAGCCGAGGACCGTTGGCGGTCGGGCTTGTGGTGGTTGTGATCATCGCTATCGTCGTGACCTTCCTGGTGACTCGTAAGTCGAACCAGTCGGCATCGACGCCTACATCGGCGGCGCTAGGCTCTGCTGTGCCAAAGAACGTGCTTGCTAGGGCGACCAACATTCCAGAGAGTGTGTTAAAGACTGTCGGTGTCGATCCAGCGCTTGTAGCTGCCCCGCAGGTTATAAAGGGGGGTAAGCCGCTTACATTGAATGGCAAACCGGAGCTTCTCTATGTAGGAGCGGAGTTTTGCCCTTACTGTGCAGCCGAACGATGGGCGCTGGTAGGCGCACTCTCGAAGTTTGGAAGTTTCAATGGGTTGGAGCTGATGGAGTCGAGCAGCACGGATGTCTACCCCAACACCAATACCTTCTCGTTCCTACACGCAAGCTATAGCTCGCCTTACCTCTCGCTGGTGACTCGCGAGATCGAGACCCGAACCCATGCCCCCCTGCAGACCTTGACCACTAAGGAGAATGATCTCCTTAACCTCTATGACGTACCTCCGTACGTCCCAAATACCCAGGACAGTGGTTCAATTCCGTTTGTAGACTTTGCAAACAAGTTCGTGATAGATGGGGCCAGCTACTCGCCGCAGGTACTCGCCGGCTTGAACTGGCAAACCATCGCCGCTACGCTTTCGGACCCGACTTCGCCTGTGGCAAAGTCGATTGGAGGCACAGTCAACGAGATCACCGCCGCCGTGTGTGTGCTGACGCATAACAAACCAGGATCTGTATGCAAGACGTCACTCATTCAGGGACTCCAGAAGAAGTTGTAGCCGGTTACCCCGCGTGGGTGATCTGGCTCGTTCGTCTGCTGGCACTCGGTGCGCTTGGTGTTGCGATCTATCTGACCATTGCCCACTATGACACCAAGGTTGCCTTGTTATGTCCAAACAACTCAAC from Ferrimicrobium acidiphilum DSM 19497 includes these protein-coding regions:
- the hutI gene encoding imidazolonepropionase, with protein sequence MSELLFGNCSLADVDASGALRFIADGLVHVRDDRIVFAGPRAQGQHLTQRLELLDMESMLVTPGLIDCHTHLIYAGDRLGDLLAQRDPDDPSRDRFESGGILATVNATNQASRASLATLARSRIDQMADHGVTTVEVKSGYGLSMEGERRLLEIARSLSGYRGIEVITSFLGAHALPTAYASRPADYIALLTKEVMPTLAAEGLIDMVDCFIDPEGFSASIVTPYLERASELGLPIRAHVDQFGAAGGGELALSFGARSIDHIEHLSSAALATARGSGTVAVLLPFAYLHKSLTSIPPIMGLRDNQVPMAVATDLNPGTSPTASLLLAAYLSVTLYGLRPVEAFAGITRRAAEALGLSDRGRLDPGCRADLVAWEVGHPYELVASVFDRRAHRLG
- a CDS encoding DUF929 family protein; protein product: MPTNTTKRSRGPLAVGLVVVVIIAIVVTFLVTRKSNQSASTPTSAALGSAVPKNVLARATNIPESVLKTVGVDPALVAAPQVIKGGKPLTLNGKPELLYVGAEFCPYCAAERWALVGALSKFGSFNGLELMESSSTDVYPNTNTFSFLHASYSSPYLSLVTREIETRTHAPLQTLTTKENDLLNLYDVPPYVPNTQDSGSIPFVDFANKFVIDGASYSPQVLAGLNWQTIAATLSDPTSPVAKSIGGTVNEITAAVCVLTHNKPGSVCKTSLIQGLQKKL